One window of Opisthocomus hoazin isolate bOpiHoa1 chromosome 15, bOpiHoa1.hap1, whole genome shotgun sequence genomic DNA carries:
- the RHBDF1 gene encoding inactive rhomboid protein 1 isoform X3: MSEARHDSTSSLQRKKPPWLKLDIPVPVPVSVPEEPQPVQPTRRQAFLRSVSMPVDNSRVPSLPNEVRRPVLQRQTSITQTIKSRQVRFQRSQTLPVHGHRVGRSSLRKRQSLPRSFFRGTADWFGVSKDSDATQKWQRKSLRHCSLRYGKLKPQVIREMDLPSQDNISLTSTETPPPLYVGPCQLGMQKIIDPLARGRAFRMADDNDGCSIPHTPITPGATSLCSFTSSRSGFNRLPRRRKRESVAKMSFRAAAALVKGRSVKDSTLRRAQRRSFTPASFLEEDTVDFPDELDTSFFAREGVLHEELSTYPDEVFESPSEAAIKDAEVKPPDQTDLTGGALDKNELERSHLLLPLERGWRKQKDGALAQPKVRLRQEVVSVSPQKRGQRIAVPVRKLFAKEKRPYGLGMVGKLTNRTYRKRIDSYVKRQIEDMDDHRPFFTYWVTFVHSLITILAVCIYGIAPVGFSQHETVDSVLRNRGVYENVKYVQQENFWIGPSSEALIHLGAKFSPCMRQDQQVHSFISAKREKEKHSACCVRNDKSGCVQTSEEECSSTLAVWVKWPHHPSTPTLAGSKRQFGSVCHQDPRVCEQPASMEPHEWPDDITKWPICTKNSAGNYTNHLHMDCVITGRPCCIGTKGRCEITSREYCEFMRGYFHEEATLCSQVHCMDDVCGLLPFLNPEVPDQFYRLWLSLFLHAGILHCLVSICFQMTILRDLEKLAGWHRISIIYLLSGITGNLASAIFLPYRAEVGPAGSQFGILACLFVELFQSWQILARPWRAFFKLLAVVLFLFAFGLLPWIDNFAHISGFISGFFLSFAFLPYISFGKFDLYRKRCQIIVFQLIFIALFSGLVILFYFYPIKCEWCEFLTCIPFTDKFCEKYDLDAQLH, encoded by the exons CCAACGAGACGTCAGGCTTTTCTGCGAAGCGTGAGCATGCCTGTCGACAACTCCCGCGTGCCCTCCCTGCCTAATGAAGTGAGGAGACCGGTGCTACAACGACAGACCTCAATCACCCAGACCATCAAAAG CAGACAGGTACGGTTTCAGAGGAGTCAGACCCTGCCCGTTCACGGGCACCGGGTGGGCAGGAGTTCCCTGAGAAAGCGGCAGTCCCTGCCCCGATCGTTTTTCAG AGGCACAGCGGACTGGTTTGGGGTGAGCAAAGACAGCGACGCTACTCAGAAATGGCAGAGAAAGAGCCTCCGCCACTGCAGCCTGCGGTATGGGAAGCTGAAACCTCAGGTCATCCGGGAAATGGACTTGCCCAGTCAGGACAATATTTCTCTAACGAGCACAGAGACTCCTCCTCCGCTCTATGTCGGACCCTGCCAGCTGGGCATGCAAAAG ATCATAGACCCCTTGGCCCGCGGCCGAGCTTTCCGTATGGCCGACGACAATGATGGCTGCAGCATCCCGCACACGCCAATCACGCCAGGCGCCACTTCGCTCTGCTCCTTCACCAGCTCGCGCTCAGGGTTCAATCGCCTCCCGCGACGGCGGAAACGGGAGTCTGTTGCCAAAATGAGTTTCCGAGCAGCTGCGGCTTTGGTGAAG ggTCGCTCTGTGAAGGACAGCACCCTGCGGAGAGCTCAGCGGCGCAGCTTCACCCCAGCAAGTTTCCTGGAGGAGGACACGGTGGATTTTCCGGACGAGCTCGACACTTCTTTCTTTGCTCGG GAAGGAGTCCTTCATGAGGAGCTCTCTACTTATCCAGATGAAGTGTTTGAGTCGCCATCAGAAGCTGCAATCAAAGATGCTGAGGTGAAACCTCCAGATCAGACAGATCTCACAGGAGGTGCCTTGGACAAGAACGAGCTTGAAAGAAGCCACTTGCTACT GCCACTGGAGCGAGGCTGGAGGAAGCAAAAGGATGGGGCCCTGGCACAGCCCAAGGTCCGCTTGCGGCAGGAGGTGGTGAGTGTCAGCCCACAGAAGCGTGGCCAGCGCATCGCCGTCCCTGTCAGGAAGCTCTTTGCCAAGGAGAAGAGGCCGTATGGCCTGGGTATGGTGGGGAAGCTGACAAACCGTACATACCGCAAGCGCATTGACAGCTATGTCAAGCGGCAGATTGAGGACATGGATGATCACAG GCCTTTCTTCACTTACTGGGTCACCTTTGTGCATTCactcatcaccatccttgctgtGTGCATCTACGGCATCGCCCCTGTGGGGTTCTCACAACACGAAACTGTTGACTCA GTCTTGCGAAACAGAGGGGTTTATGAAAACGTCAAATACGTGCAGCAGGAAAACTTCTGGATCGGCCCCAGCTCA GAGGCCCTGATCCACCTAGGGGCCAAGTTCTCACCGTGCATGAGGCAGGACCAGCAAGTGCACAGCTTCATCAGCGCCAAGCGGGAGAAGGAGAAGCACTCAGCTTGTTGCGTGCGGAACGACAAGTCAGGCTGTGTGCAGACCTCAGAGGAGGAGTGCTCG TCCACCCTGGCCGTGTGGGTGAAGTGGCCCCACCACCCCAGCACACCAACGCTGGCAGGAAGCAAGAGGCAATTTGGGTCTGTTTGTCATCAGGACCCCAG GGTGTGTGAGCAGCCAGCCTCGATGGAGCCGCATGAGTGGCCAGATGACATCACCAAGTGGCCG ATCTGTACAAAAAACAGTGCTGGGAATTACACCAACCACCTCCACATGGACTGCGTCATTACAGGCCGGCCCTGCTGCATTGGGACCAAAGGACG GTGTGAAATAACCTCCCGGGAGTATTGTGAATTTATGCGGGGCTATTTCCACGAGGAGGCAACGCTCTGCTCTCAG GTGCACTGCATGGATGATGTCTGTGGACTCCTCCCTTTCCTAAACCCAGAAGTCCCTGACCAGTTCTACCGCCTCTGGCTCTCGCTTTTCCTCCACGCTGG GATCCTGCACTGTCTGGTTTCAATCTGTTTCCAAATGACGATCCTGCGGGACCTAGAGAAGCTGGCAGGATGGCATCGCATCTCTATCATCTACCTGCTCAGTGGCATCACTGGGAACCTTGCCAGTGCAATATTTCTACCCTACAGAGCAGAG GTTGGCCCTGCAGGATCCCAGTTTGGGATTCTGGCCTGTCTCTTTGTGGAGCTCTTCCAGAGTTGGCAAATCCTGGCACGTCCATGGAGGGCTTTCTTCAAGCTGCTGGCTGTGGTGctctttctttttgcctttggcCTCCTGCCTTGGATTGATAATTTTGCTCACATTTCAGGATTTATCAGTGGTTTTTTCCTCTCGTTTGCCTTCCTGCCCTACATTAGCTTCGGGAAGTTCGATTTATATAGGAAGCGATGCCAAATTATAGTTTTCCAGCTGATCTTCATTGCACTCTTCTCAGGACTTGTGATTCTGTTCTATTTCTACCCCATCAAGTGCGAGTGGTGCGAGTTCCTTACCTGTATACCCTTCACAGACAAATTCTGCGAGAAGTACGACCTGGACGCACAGCTCCACTGA
- the RHBDF1 gene encoding inactive rhomboid protein 1 isoform X1 — protein sequence MSEARHDSTSSLQRKKPPWLKLDIPVPVPVSVPEEPQPVQPTRRQAFLRSVSMPVDNSRVPSLPNEVRRPVLQRQTSITQTIKSRQVRFQRSQTLPVHGHRVGRSSLRKRQSLPRSFFRDRMLLMVERFWPASVRGTADWFGVSKDSDATQKWQRKSLRHCSLRYGKLKPQVIREMDLPSQDNISLTSTETPPPLYVGPCQLGMQKIIDPLARGRAFRMADDNDGCSIPHTPITPGATSLCSFTSSRSGFNRLPRRRKRESVAKMSFRAAAALVKGRSVKDSTLRRAQRRSFTPASFLEEDTVDFPDELDTSFFAREGVLHEELSTYPDEVFESPSEAAIKDAEVKPPDQTDLTGGALDKNELERSHLLLPLERGWRKQKDGALAQPKVRLRQEVVSVSPQKRGQRIAVPVRKLFAKEKRPYGLGMVGKLTNRTYRKRIDSYVKRQIEDMDDHRPFFTYWVTFVHSLITILAVCIYGIAPVGFSQHETVDSVLRNRGVYENVKYVQQENFWIGPSSEALIHLGAKFSPCMRQDQQVHSFISAKREKEKHSACCVRNDKSGCVQTSEEECSSTLAVWVKWPHHPSTPTLAGSKRQFGSVCHQDPRVCEQPASMEPHEWPDDITKWPICTKNSAGNYTNHLHMDCVITGRPCCIGTKGRCEITSREYCEFMRGYFHEEATLCSQVHCMDDVCGLLPFLNPEVPDQFYRLWLSLFLHAGILHCLVSICFQMTILRDLEKLAGWHRISIIYLLSGITGNLASAIFLPYRAEVGPAGSQFGILACLFVELFQSWQILARPWRAFFKLLAVVLFLFAFGLLPWIDNFAHISGFISGFFLSFAFLPYISFGKFDLYRKRCQIIVFQLIFIALFSGLVILFYFYPIKCEWCEFLTCIPFTDKFCEKYDLDAQLH from the exons CCAACGAGACGTCAGGCTTTTCTGCGAAGCGTGAGCATGCCTGTCGACAACTCCCGCGTGCCCTCCCTGCCTAATGAAGTGAGGAGACCGGTGCTACAACGACAGACCTCAATCACCCAGACCATCAAAAG CAGACAGGTACGGTTTCAGAGGAGTCAGACCCTGCCCGTTCACGGGCACCGGGTGGGCAGGAGTTCCCTGAGAAAGCGGCAGTCCCTGCCCCGATCGTTTTTCAG AGACAGAATGCTGTTGATGGTTGAACGCTTCTGGCCAGCATCTGTCAG AGGCACAGCGGACTGGTTTGGGGTGAGCAAAGACAGCGACGCTACTCAGAAATGGCAGAGAAAGAGCCTCCGCCACTGCAGCCTGCGGTATGGGAAGCTGAAACCTCAGGTCATCCGGGAAATGGACTTGCCCAGTCAGGACAATATTTCTCTAACGAGCACAGAGACTCCTCCTCCGCTCTATGTCGGACCCTGCCAGCTGGGCATGCAAAAG ATCATAGACCCCTTGGCCCGCGGCCGAGCTTTCCGTATGGCCGACGACAATGATGGCTGCAGCATCCCGCACACGCCAATCACGCCAGGCGCCACTTCGCTCTGCTCCTTCACCAGCTCGCGCTCAGGGTTCAATCGCCTCCCGCGACGGCGGAAACGGGAGTCTGTTGCCAAAATGAGTTTCCGAGCAGCTGCGGCTTTGGTGAAG ggTCGCTCTGTGAAGGACAGCACCCTGCGGAGAGCTCAGCGGCGCAGCTTCACCCCAGCAAGTTTCCTGGAGGAGGACACGGTGGATTTTCCGGACGAGCTCGACACTTCTTTCTTTGCTCGG GAAGGAGTCCTTCATGAGGAGCTCTCTACTTATCCAGATGAAGTGTTTGAGTCGCCATCAGAAGCTGCAATCAAAGATGCTGAGGTGAAACCTCCAGATCAGACAGATCTCACAGGAGGTGCCTTGGACAAGAACGAGCTTGAAAGAAGCCACTTGCTACT GCCACTGGAGCGAGGCTGGAGGAAGCAAAAGGATGGGGCCCTGGCACAGCCCAAGGTCCGCTTGCGGCAGGAGGTGGTGAGTGTCAGCCCACAGAAGCGTGGCCAGCGCATCGCCGTCCCTGTCAGGAAGCTCTTTGCCAAGGAGAAGAGGCCGTATGGCCTGGGTATGGTGGGGAAGCTGACAAACCGTACATACCGCAAGCGCATTGACAGCTATGTCAAGCGGCAGATTGAGGACATGGATGATCACAG GCCTTTCTTCACTTACTGGGTCACCTTTGTGCATTCactcatcaccatccttgctgtGTGCATCTACGGCATCGCCCCTGTGGGGTTCTCACAACACGAAACTGTTGACTCA GTCTTGCGAAACAGAGGGGTTTATGAAAACGTCAAATACGTGCAGCAGGAAAACTTCTGGATCGGCCCCAGCTCA GAGGCCCTGATCCACCTAGGGGCCAAGTTCTCACCGTGCATGAGGCAGGACCAGCAAGTGCACAGCTTCATCAGCGCCAAGCGGGAGAAGGAGAAGCACTCAGCTTGTTGCGTGCGGAACGACAAGTCAGGCTGTGTGCAGACCTCAGAGGAGGAGTGCTCG TCCACCCTGGCCGTGTGGGTGAAGTGGCCCCACCACCCCAGCACACCAACGCTGGCAGGAAGCAAGAGGCAATTTGGGTCTGTTTGTCATCAGGACCCCAG GGTGTGTGAGCAGCCAGCCTCGATGGAGCCGCATGAGTGGCCAGATGACATCACCAAGTGGCCG ATCTGTACAAAAAACAGTGCTGGGAATTACACCAACCACCTCCACATGGACTGCGTCATTACAGGCCGGCCCTGCTGCATTGGGACCAAAGGACG GTGTGAAATAACCTCCCGGGAGTATTGTGAATTTATGCGGGGCTATTTCCACGAGGAGGCAACGCTCTGCTCTCAG GTGCACTGCATGGATGATGTCTGTGGACTCCTCCCTTTCCTAAACCCAGAAGTCCCTGACCAGTTCTACCGCCTCTGGCTCTCGCTTTTCCTCCACGCTGG GATCCTGCACTGTCTGGTTTCAATCTGTTTCCAAATGACGATCCTGCGGGACCTAGAGAAGCTGGCAGGATGGCATCGCATCTCTATCATCTACCTGCTCAGTGGCATCACTGGGAACCTTGCCAGTGCAATATTTCTACCCTACAGAGCAGAG GTTGGCCCTGCAGGATCCCAGTTTGGGATTCTGGCCTGTCTCTTTGTGGAGCTCTTCCAGAGTTGGCAAATCCTGGCACGTCCATGGAGGGCTTTCTTCAAGCTGCTGGCTGTGGTGctctttctttttgcctttggcCTCCTGCCTTGGATTGATAATTTTGCTCACATTTCAGGATTTATCAGTGGTTTTTTCCTCTCGTTTGCCTTCCTGCCCTACATTAGCTTCGGGAAGTTCGATTTATATAGGAAGCGATGCCAAATTATAGTTTTCCAGCTGATCTTCATTGCACTCTTCTCAGGACTTGTGATTCTGTTCTATTTCTACCCCATCAAGTGCGAGTGGTGCGAGTTCCTTACCTGTATACCCTTCACAGACAAATTCTGCGAGAAGTACGACCTGGACGCACAGCTCCACTGA
- the RHBDF1 gene encoding inactive rhomboid protein 1 isoform X4 — protein MSEARHDSTSSLQRKKPPWLKLDIPVPVPVSVPEEPQPVQPTRRQAFLRSVSMPVDNSRVPSLPNEVRRPVLQRQTSITQTIKRGTADWFGVSKDSDATQKWQRKSLRHCSLRYGKLKPQVIREMDLPSQDNISLTSTETPPPLYVGPCQLGMQKIIDPLARGRAFRMADDNDGCSIPHTPITPGATSLCSFTSSRSGFNRLPRRRKRESVAKMSFRAAAALVKGRSVKDSTLRRAQRRSFTPASFLEEDTVDFPDELDTSFFAREGVLHEELSTYPDEVFESPSEAAIKDAEVKPPDQTDLTGGALDKNELERSHLLLPLERGWRKQKDGALAQPKVRLRQEVVSVSPQKRGQRIAVPVRKLFAKEKRPYGLGMVGKLTNRTYRKRIDSYVKRQIEDMDDHRPFFTYWVTFVHSLITILAVCIYGIAPVGFSQHETVDSVLRNRGVYENVKYVQQENFWIGPSSEALIHLGAKFSPCMRQDQQVHSFISAKREKEKHSACCVRNDKSGCVQTSEEECSSTLAVWVKWPHHPSTPTLAGSKRQFGSVCHQDPRVCEQPASMEPHEWPDDITKWPICTKNSAGNYTNHLHMDCVITGRPCCIGTKGRCEITSREYCEFMRGYFHEEATLCSQVHCMDDVCGLLPFLNPEVPDQFYRLWLSLFLHAGILHCLVSICFQMTILRDLEKLAGWHRISIIYLLSGITGNLASAIFLPYRAEVGPAGSQFGILACLFVELFQSWQILARPWRAFFKLLAVVLFLFAFGLLPWIDNFAHISGFISGFFLSFAFLPYISFGKFDLYRKRCQIIVFQLIFIALFSGLVILFYFYPIKCEWCEFLTCIPFTDKFCEKYDLDAQLH, from the exons CCAACGAGACGTCAGGCTTTTCTGCGAAGCGTGAGCATGCCTGTCGACAACTCCCGCGTGCCCTCCCTGCCTAATGAAGTGAGGAGACCGGTGCTACAACGACAGACCTCAATCACCCAGACCATCAAAAG AGGCACAGCGGACTGGTTTGGGGTGAGCAAAGACAGCGACGCTACTCAGAAATGGCAGAGAAAGAGCCTCCGCCACTGCAGCCTGCGGTATGGGAAGCTGAAACCTCAGGTCATCCGGGAAATGGACTTGCCCAGTCAGGACAATATTTCTCTAACGAGCACAGAGACTCCTCCTCCGCTCTATGTCGGACCCTGCCAGCTGGGCATGCAAAAG ATCATAGACCCCTTGGCCCGCGGCCGAGCTTTCCGTATGGCCGACGACAATGATGGCTGCAGCATCCCGCACACGCCAATCACGCCAGGCGCCACTTCGCTCTGCTCCTTCACCAGCTCGCGCTCAGGGTTCAATCGCCTCCCGCGACGGCGGAAACGGGAGTCTGTTGCCAAAATGAGTTTCCGAGCAGCTGCGGCTTTGGTGAAG ggTCGCTCTGTGAAGGACAGCACCCTGCGGAGAGCTCAGCGGCGCAGCTTCACCCCAGCAAGTTTCCTGGAGGAGGACACGGTGGATTTTCCGGACGAGCTCGACACTTCTTTCTTTGCTCGG GAAGGAGTCCTTCATGAGGAGCTCTCTACTTATCCAGATGAAGTGTTTGAGTCGCCATCAGAAGCTGCAATCAAAGATGCTGAGGTGAAACCTCCAGATCAGACAGATCTCACAGGAGGTGCCTTGGACAAGAACGAGCTTGAAAGAAGCCACTTGCTACT GCCACTGGAGCGAGGCTGGAGGAAGCAAAAGGATGGGGCCCTGGCACAGCCCAAGGTCCGCTTGCGGCAGGAGGTGGTGAGTGTCAGCCCACAGAAGCGTGGCCAGCGCATCGCCGTCCCTGTCAGGAAGCTCTTTGCCAAGGAGAAGAGGCCGTATGGCCTGGGTATGGTGGGGAAGCTGACAAACCGTACATACCGCAAGCGCATTGACAGCTATGTCAAGCGGCAGATTGAGGACATGGATGATCACAG GCCTTTCTTCACTTACTGGGTCACCTTTGTGCATTCactcatcaccatccttgctgtGTGCATCTACGGCATCGCCCCTGTGGGGTTCTCACAACACGAAACTGTTGACTCA GTCTTGCGAAACAGAGGGGTTTATGAAAACGTCAAATACGTGCAGCAGGAAAACTTCTGGATCGGCCCCAGCTCA GAGGCCCTGATCCACCTAGGGGCCAAGTTCTCACCGTGCATGAGGCAGGACCAGCAAGTGCACAGCTTCATCAGCGCCAAGCGGGAGAAGGAGAAGCACTCAGCTTGTTGCGTGCGGAACGACAAGTCAGGCTGTGTGCAGACCTCAGAGGAGGAGTGCTCG TCCACCCTGGCCGTGTGGGTGAAGTGGCCCCACCACCCCAGCACACCAACGCTGGCAGGAAGCAAGAGGCAATTTGGGTCTGTTTGTCATCAGGACCCCAG GGTGTGTGAGCAGCCAGCCTCGATGGAGCCGCATGAGTGGCCAGATGACATCACCAAGTGGCCG ATCTGTACAAAAAACAGTGCTGGGAATTACACCAACCACCTCCACATGGACTGCGTCATTACAGGCCGGCCCTGCTGCATTGGGACCAAAGGACG GTGTGAAATAACCTCCCGGGAGTATTGTGAATTTATGCGGGGCTATTTCCACGAGGAGGCAACGCTCTGCTCTCAG GTGCACTGCATGGATGATGTCTGTGGACTCCTCCCTTTCCTAAACCCAGAAGTCCCTGACCAGTTCTACCGCCTCTGGCTCTCGCTTTTCCTCCACGCTGG GATCCTGCACTGTCTGGTTTCAATCTGTTTCCAAATGACGATCCTGCGGGACCTAGAGAAGCTGGCAGGATGGCATCGCATCTCTATCATCTACCTGCTCAGTGGCATCACTGGGAACCTTGCCAGTGCAATATTTCTACCCTACAGAGCAGAG GTTGGCCCTGCAGGATCCCAGTTTGGGATTCTGGCCTGTCTCTTTGTGGAGCTCTTCCAGAGTTGGCAAATCCTGGCACGTCCATGGAGGGCTTTCTTCAAGCTGCTGGCTGTGGTGctctttctttttgcctttggcCTCCTGCCTTGGATTGATAATTTTGCTCACATTTCAGGATTTATCAGTGGTTTTTTCCTCTCGTTTGCCTTCCTGCCCTACATTAGCTTCGGGAAGTTCGATTTATATAGGAAGCGATGCCAAATTATAGTTTTCCAGCTGATCTTCATTGCACTCTTCTCAGGACTTGTGATTCTGTTCTATTTCTACCCCATCAAGTGCGAGTGGTGCGAGTTCCTTACCTGTATACCCTTCACAGACAAATTCTGCGAGAAGTACGACCTGGACGCACAGCTCCACTGA
- the RHBDF1 gene encoding inactive rhomboid protein 1 isoform X6: MNPFCHFSSILRDRMLLMVERFWPASVRGTADWFGVSKDSDATQKWQRKSLRHCSLRYGKLKPQVIREMDLPSQDNISLTSTETPPPLYVGPCQLGMQKIIDPLARGRAFRMADDNDGCSIPHTPITPGATSLCSFTSSRSGFNRLPRRRKRESVAKMSFRAAAALVKGRSVKDSTLRRAQRRSFTPASFLEEDTVDFPDELDTSFFAREGVLHEELSTYPDEVFESPSEAAIKDAEVKPPDQTDLTGGALDKNELERSHLLLPLERGWRKQKDGALAQPKVRLRQEVVSVSPQKRGQRIAVPVRKLFAKEKRPYGLGMVGKLTNRTYRKRIDSYVKRQIEDMDDHRPFFTYWVTFVHSLITILAVCIYGIAPVGFSQHETVDSVLRNRGVYENVKYVQQENFWIGPSSEALIHLGAKFSPCMRQDQQVHSFISAKREKEKHSACCVRNDKSGCVQTSEEECSSTLAVWVKWPHHPSTPTLAGSKRQFGSVCHQDPRVCEQPASMEPHEWPDDITKWPICTKNSAGNYTNHLHMDCVITGRPCCIGTKGRCEITSREYCEFMRGYFHEEATLCSQVHCMDDVCGLLPFLNPEVPDQFYRLWLSLFLHAGILHCLVSICFQMTILRDLEKLAGWHRISIIYLLSGITGNLASAIFLPYRAEVGPAGSQFGILACLFVELFQSWQILARPWRAFFKLLAVVLFLFAFGLLPWIDNFAHISGFISGFFLSFAFLPYISFGKFDLYRKRCQIIVFQLIFIALFSGLVILFYFYPIKCEWCEFLTCIPFTDKFCEKYDLDAQLH; the protein is encoded by the exons ATGAATCCcttctgtcatttttcttctATCTTAAGAGACAGAATGCTGTTGATGGTTGAACGCTTCTGGCCAGCATCTGTCAG AGGCACAGCGGACTGGTTTGGGGTGAGCAAAGACAGCGACGCTACTCAGAAATGGCAGAGAAAGAGCCTCCGCCACTGCAGCCTGCGGTATGGGAAGCTGAAACCTCAGGTCATCCGGGAAATGGACTTGCCCAGTCAGGACAATATTTCTCTAACGAGCACAGAGACTCCTCCTCCGCTCTATGTCGGACCCTGCCAGCTGGGCATGCAAAAG ATCATAGACCCCTTGGCCCGCGGCCGAGCTTTCCGTATGGCCGACGACAATGATGGCTGCAGCATCCCGCACACGCCAATCACGCCAGGCGCCACTTCGCTCTGCTCCTTCACCAGCTCGCGCTCAGGGTTCAATCGCCTCCCGCGACGGCGGAAACGGGAGTCTGTTGCCAAAATGAGTTTCCGAGCAGCTGCGGCTTTGGTGAAG ggTCGCTCTGTGAAGGACAGCACCCTGCGGAGAGCTCAGCGGCGCAGCTTCACCCCAGCAAGTTTCCTGGAGGAGGACACGGTGGATTTTCCGGACGAGCTCGACACTTCTTTCTTTGCTCGG GAAGGAGTCCTTCATGAGGAGCTCTCTACTTATCCAGATGAAGTGTTTGAGTCGCCATCAGAAGCTGCAATCAAAGATGCTGAGGTGAAACCTCCAGATCAGACAGATCTCACAGGAGGTGCCTTGGACAAGAACGAGCTTGAAAGAAGCCACTTGCTACT GCCACTGGAGCGAGGCTGGAGGAAGCAAAAGGATGGGGCCCTGGCACAGCCCAAGGTCCGCTTGCGGCAGGAGGTGGTGAGTGTCAGCCCACAGAAGCGTGGCCAGCGCATCGCCGTCCCTGTCAGGAAGCTCTTTGCCAAGGAGAAGAGGCCGTATGGCCTGGGTATGGTGGGGAAGCTGACAAACCGTACATACCGCAAGCGCATTGACAGCTATGTCAAGCGGCAGATTGAGGACATGGATGATCACAG GCCTTTCTTCACTTACTGGGTCACCTTTGTGCATTCactcatcaccatccttgctgtGTGCATCTACGGCATCGCCCCTGTGGGGTTCTCACAACACGAAACTGTTGACTCA GTCTTGCGAAACAGAGGGGTTTATGAAAACGTCAAATACGTGCAGCAGGAAAACTTCTGGATCGGCCCCAGCTCA GAGGCCCTGATCCACCTAGGGGCCAAGTTCTCACCGTGCATGAGGCAGGACCAGCAAGTGCACAGCTTCATCAGCGCCAAGCGGGAGAAGGAGAAGCACTCAGCTTGTTGCGTGCGGAACGACAAGTCAGGCTGTGTGCAGACCTCAGAGGAGGAGTGCTCG TCCACCCTGGCCGTGTGGGTGAAGTGGCCCCACCACCCCAGCACACCAACGCTGGCAGGAAGCAAGAGGCAATTTGGGTCTGTTTGTCATCAGGACCCCAG GGTGTGTGAGCAGCCAGCCTCGATGGAGCCGCATGAGTGGCCAGATGACATCACCAAGTGGCCG ATCTGTACAAAAAACAGTGCTGGGAATTACACCAACCACCTCCACATGGACTGCGTCATTACAGGCCGGCCCTGCTGCATTGGGACCAAAGGACG GTGTGAAATAACCTCCCGGGAGTATTGTGAATTTATGCGGGGCTATTTCCACGAGGAGGCAACGCTCTGCTCTCAG GTGCACTGCATGGATGATGTCTGTGGACTCCTCCCTTTCCTAAACCCAGAAGTCCCTGACCAGTTCTACCGCCTCTGGCTCTCGCTTTTCCTCCACGCTGG GATCCTGCACTGTCTGGTTTCAATCTGTTTCCAAATGACGATCCTGCGGGACCTAGAGAAGCTGGCAGGATGGCATCGCATCTCTATCATCTACCTGCTCAGTGGCATCACTGGGAACCTTGCCAGTGCAATATTTCTACCCTACAGAGCAGAG GTTGGCCCTGCAGGATCCCAGTTTGGGATTCTGGCCTGTCTCTTTGTGGAGCTCTTCCAGAGTTGGCAAATCCTGGCACGTCCATGGAGGGCTTTCTTCAAGCTGCTGGCTGTGGTGctctttctttttgcctttggcCTCCTGCCTTGGATTGATAATTTTGCTCACATTTCAGGATTTATCAGTGGTTTTTTCCTCTCGTTTGCCTTCCTGCCCTACATTAGCTTCGGGAAGTTCGATTTATATAGGAAGCGATGCCAAATTATAGTTTTCCAGCTGATCTTCATTGCACTCTTCTCAGGACTTGTGATTCTGTTCTATTTCTACCCCATCAAGTGCGAGTGGTGCGAGTTCCTTACCTGTATACCCTTCACAGACAAATTCTGCGAGAAGTACGACCTGGACGCACAGCTCCACTGA